The DNA segment GTCGCGCGGGCGCGGGCGCGGGTGATCGCGACATAAGCGAGACGCCGTTCTTCCTCGAGGCTGGCGATCCCGCCTTCATCGAGCGCGCGCTGCGAGGGAAAGACCCCTTCTTCCCATCCGGCGAGGAACACCAGGGGAAATTCCAGACCTTTCGCGGCATGAATGGTCATGATGGTGACCTTGTCGCCGCCCTTCTGCGCGTCATTGTCCATGACCAGGCTGACATGTTCGAGGAAGGCGCCAAGGCTGTCATATTCTTCCATCGCACGGGTAAGCTCGGCGAGGTTCTCGAGCCTTCCCGCAGCCTCCGCGCTGCGTTCGGCCTGGAGCATGGCGGTATAGCCGCTCTCATCGAGGAGGATTCGTGCAAGCTCCGGATGCGGCAGGTCGGCGGCCATCTGCCGCCAGCGCGCGACATCGGCGACGAAGCGGCCAAGGCTATTGCGGGCGCGGGCCTGCAACTCATCGCTATCGAGCATCTGCGCGGCAGCAAGCAGCAGCGGCTGGCCCGATCGGCGAGCAAAGTCGTGGATGGTTGCTATCGCCTTGTCGCCAAGGCCCCGCTTCGGCTGATTGACGATCCTCTCGAACGCCAGGTCGTCGGCAGGTTGCGCGACAAGGCGGAGATAGGCGAGGGCATCGCGAATTTCGGCGCGTTCGTAAAAGCGGAAGCCGCCGACGATCTGGTAGGCCAAGCCGATCGCGATGAACCGCTCTTCGAATTCGCGGGTCTGGAACTGGGCGCGAACCAGAATCGCGCAATCGTTGAGGCGTCCGCCATGTCGGGCATGCGCCTCGATCTCCTCGCCGACCCGCCGTGCTTCCTCGGGCCCGTCCCACACACCAATCACCTTGACCCGCTCACCCTCGTCCCGGTCGGTCCACAGCGTCTTGCCGAGCCGGCCGGCATTATTGGCAATAAGGCCGGTGGCGGCGCCGAGGATGTGCGGGGTGGAGCGGTAATTCTGTTCGAGGCGGACGACCTTGGCGCCGGGAAAATCCTTTTCAAACCGAAGGATGTTCGCGACCTCCGCGCCGCGCCAGCTATAGATCGACTGGTCGTCATCGCCGACGACACAGATGTTGCGCCTGGGTTCGGCAAGCAGGCGAAGCCAGTCATACTGGCTGGCATTGGTGTCCTGATATTCGTCGACGAGGATGTAGCGGAACCGGTCGCGATATTGCTCCAGAATGTCCGTATGCGTGCGCAAGATCGTCAGCATGTGTAGCAGCAGGTCGCCGAAGTCGCAGGCGTTGAGCGTCCGCAGCCGGTCCTGGTAAGCGGCATAAAGCTCCTGTCCCCGGCCATTGGCGAACGCCTCGGACTCGGCGGCATCGATATGCGCCGGGGTCCAGCCGCGATTTTTCCACCGGTCGATCACGCCGGCAAGCTGACGTGCCGGCCAGCGTTTTTCGTCGAGGTTGGCGGCGATGATCAGCTGTTTGAGCAGGCGCAACTGGTCATCGGTATCGAGGATGGTGAAGTTCGATTGAAGGCCAACTAGTTCGGCATGGATGCGCAGCATCCGCGCCGCGACCGAGTGGAAAGTGCCGAGCCACGGGAGGCCTTCAAGCGCTCCCCCCGACAGCGCGGCGACCCGCTCCTTCATTTCCCGTGCCGCCTTGTTGGTGAAGGTCACCGCCAAAATCTGCGACGGCCAGGCGCGGCGGGTCGCAATGATGTGCGCAAGCCGCGCGGTTAGCGCCGCGGTCTTGCCGGTACCGGCACCGGCAAGCATCAAGACCGGCCCTTCGGTGGTCAGCACCGCTTCGCGCTGCGGTTGGTTCAAACCGTCGAGATAGGAAGGGTCGGGCAGTGGAGGCGAAGAGTCGGAC comes from the Sphingomonas xanthus genome and includes:
- a CDS encoding ATP-dependent helicase → MSDSSPPLPDPSYLDGLNQPQREAVLTTEGPVLMLAGAGTGKTAALTARLAHIIATRRAWPSQILAVTFTNKAAREMKERVAALSGGALEGLPWLGTFHSVAARMLRIHAELVGLQSNFTILDTDDQLRLLKQLIIAANLDEKRWPARQLAGVIDRWKNRGWTPAHIDAAESEAFANGRGQELYAAYQDRLRTLNACDFGDLLLHMLTILRTHTDILEQYRDRFRYILVDEYQDTNASQYDWLRLLAEPRRNICVVGDDDQSIYSWRGAEVANILRFEKDFPGAKVVRLEQNYRSTPHILGAATGLIANNAGRLGKTLWTDRDEGERVKVIGVWDGPEEARRVGEEIEAHARHGGRLNDCAILVRAQFQTREFEERFIAIGLAYQIVGGFRFYERAEIRDALAYLRLVAQPADDLAFERIVNQPKRGLGDKAIATIHDFARRSGQPLLLAAAQMLDSDELQARARNSLGRFVADVARWRQMAADLPHPELARILLDESGYTAMLQAERSAEAAGRLENLAELTRAMEEYDSLGAFLEHVSLVMDNDAQKGGDKVTIMTIHAAKGLEFPLVFLAGWEEGVFPSQRALDEGGIASLEEERRLAYVAITRARARATVLHAANRRIYGQWTSSIPSRFVGELPKEHVEEETTMTGGESLWRAQWSERSDPFAHLGPAQAMRSATRGPGWKRAAGNFNSQPQRIVEARASAVSLGNKGRDDVSVGQRVFHGKFGYGKIEAIEGNKLEIEFEKTGRKRVLDSFITPA